CTGATGGTGTCGCTCTTGGCGGTCTCGGTGTGGCCATGCCTGGATCAATCAGCATGGAAGCCACCAGTGGCGAGTCGGGGCCTTTCGGCGCAGCGGGAAGCCTGGACGATGTGATCACATATATTCATTTGGCAGTTGTTGTTTCTGCCAGCGAATACAAGGGAGCGAGTATGCGATGGTGGACTGCTGCTTGGGGTCTTGCTCGTGAGTTGAAACTGGGCCGCGAGCTTCCTCCTGGACCGTCACCtgcagctcaagaagctaTGGACACTGACACCGCCGAGGATGCTGAAGGCGGCATCAGCGGCAACGGATACGTAGGCGAGGAGGAGCGTGAGGAGCGACGCCGGATATGGTGGCTTCTTTATATTGTCGACAGACATCTTGCGCTCTGCTATAACCGCCCCCTATTCCTCCTTGACATTGAATGCCAGGGTCTATTACAGCCCATGGACGATGCGTATTGGCAGAGCGGCGAGTTTCTCAACAACTCAAACTCAACTACAGATCCTAATCTTCTAGGAACGAGCCCAGAGGGGTACAGGACTGGGCATCCACAGGCGCATGGTCCTCAGTACGAGTGTCGTGGCCATAGCATCTTCGGCTATTTTCTGCCTCTGATGACCATCTTGGGCGAGATCGTCGACCTACATCACGCAAAGAACCACCCTCGCTTTGGTACCTCCTTCCGTCAGGGTCATGAGTGGAACGCTCAGACGGCCGAGATTACGCGACACCTTGAGATATATGAGCAGAGTTTACAATCTTTCGAGCGTAAAAATTTGCCTCGACAGGCTGAGGAGAGACCCGACGTTACAAATGAGGGCAACGGGATACCTGAGGCCAACACACCATCAGTCCACTCGGTCCATACCAATACGTCAAACCGGCTTACAGAGAGCAACATCCAGACTCGTATCGTTATTGCTTATGGGACCCATGTTATGCACGTGCTGCATATCCTTCTCTCTGGGAAGTGGGATCCTATTAACCTGCTGGATGATGAAGACCTATGGATTTCTTCGCAGGGGTTCATTACATCAACAAGCCATGCTGTTGCGGCAGCTGAAGCCATCAACTTGATACTTGAATTCGACCCTGGTCTGGAATTCATGCCGTTCTTTTTCGGTATCTATCTCCTTCAAGGATCGTTCTTATTACTGCTTATCGCGGACAAGCTCCAATCGGAGGCATCGCCGAGCGTGGCAAAGGCATGCGAGACAATCGTGCGGGCTCACGAAGCATGTGTAGTGACTCTGAGTACAGAATATCAGGTTAGTATTTTGTTTTTCTTGTTTCAATAACACGAGCTTCATTGCAGTAACTAACAGGCTCACAGCGGAAATTCAGCAAGGTTATGCGTAGCGCTCTTGCTCAAGTTCGAGGTCGTGTACCCGAAGATCTTGGGGAGCAACAGCAACGGCGAAGAGAGCTTCTAGCAGTGTATCGATGGACAAAGGACGGGACTGGTTTGGCGCTATGAGCAGGGCTCTCTAGTCATGGTTAGGGAATGAATGGAAACGAAAAGGGAAAGCAGAAAAGGGACAACATACTTGGGGCGTCTTGGGAAGGGACATTCGCCTTTTTTTTGGATGGAATAACGGCCTTAATGGACTCGAGATTGAGCTCGAGTATGGGAGCGGCAAGGGTGCTTTTAGATACCACGAAGCGAACAGCGATGTCAGTTATCGAAAAGCCAAGTCTTTTGGCATATGAAAATTTCAACtctatttaatctttaagctGCCTGTCTTTGTTGGAGCGTTCGGTGTCGGTTTTGTTTTGGCGAGGAGTAAAATCTAGGAAGAAAAGAGTGTTAGTAAAGTGTTCTGAAGTACTGTTCAGAGGAAGTGGGTGTTCGTAAATGTTCAGACAAAGGAAGAAGGGTGTTGGCCGGGTGTGTTCAGTAAGACACGCCCACCGAACAAGAACAAACCCACGGCTTCTAATCATCGTAGACAATCCAATTCTTCTCTCTCACCCAATTCCACCTTGTCTCTCTTCATGATACTGTTGCTGTGgactttctttccttttcgcATCGTCAACATTGGTGCTGATGGAGGACTTCAGCGGTAACCCCTATTTGATCGAGTCAGCCAACAACGTTCACAATCTATGATACGACATAACAACGTACGCGAATAACATCCCTATCTCTTTATCGGCTCTATTCAGTGGCGCTGTCCGAATACGAAGCGTTTCAACGGCTCCAAACCGTCGCGCAAAGTTTGCCCAAGACAAAAGTCTAACCCAGCATTAGCGACGGTAATTCGAGTCCGCCAAAACGAACCTCAACAGAAAGCGGCCGACAATAGGTATATTATGCAGTTATTTTGGGATCAATTAGGATCTTTTGTGGATTGCCGTTGAGGATGGCGGCGAAGTTGGTGTGGGAGCGAGATAGAAGACACGGACAAAACAAATGGAGATACACTACTTACAGCTACTGTTCCCTCTATAATATTGCATTACTAGAAGAATAGCAAGATGAGGAAATAGAAATAGTGATTGTAGAAATGCTTTTCTCGCTTgagttgttgctgttgcaaATCATACCTCGTACACCCTCGCGAGTAACCATGTCATGTTTTTACGCATCACAGGGGACTTAACTGTGTCGTACCGTTAGTATTTCAACTAAACGTGGGGAATGGAggctcttttcttttttcctggTGGGTGGGTGCTTTATTTCAACGTCCAACGTCTAGGCTCCACCAACTGTGACTACAATGTAGCTTGATGGATATTGCATCACTTGCAAAATACTATACAGGATGTATCCCTATACTATGCACAATATCTAACAAGCAATATTCTTTCTGTTACTGTAGTTATCGAGTGATGTTCTGTTCACGTGGGTTACCAAACATAATAACAAGGCAATGGTATCAGATGGTAGACACCTCACCCCGTCTGATCTAGTACTTCTACATTTCGTCACGTTCTCGTCCTCGAGACGCGTTGTTTTCTTGCCAGTGACTTACAAGTCTGTACGCGTGATGTTATTTCAAAAAGCGAGGCCAAGCAGTAGGAGGGGGGACAATCAGTGTGCCAGTGCCCGTAGCAATATCAGTAAACGCCCCCGTTctgtcctggaactcgaaTATTCCCCTGTAGAAATTGCATAACAAGGGACAAAGTCCTGCACATGCTCATCTCCTATCAGCGGAGACCCTTCTACCAGTTTTTTCTGGTTCACTAGGCCCGTTTGTTGTTGTGATCTCTTGGTCTGCCTGCTCCACCCaccttttctctctctacactcccctcctcctccactgCTTTTTCCTCCGCACAACAACATCACTGAGAAGAAAATCATCATCATACAGAAACACGATTTTGACAATCATCATATCGTCTCTATCATCTTGATCGTTCTCTTAATCACGAGCATCTTTCCCCATCCCCTATCCCCTATCGTCATCCCGCATTCCGCATCCCCTACGCTGCAGCAGCTCATCACAGCTCGCATCAAGGCGTATTACCCTTCCCTATTTCTTGCAAAGCACTGCATCACTGTATCACTGTATCCTAATTCTTTCCCTGAATCACAAACCCTATCCTTCACACTCCCCTATTTATATCGCCGCGGTGTCGCGTGCCCGTTGGCAAGATGGCACCCCCAAGCACCCCCAAGAAGTCTGTTCGCCGTCCTCCTGGTCGGCATCAAACTCGAGACCTCCCCCAGCTCTCTGTTGCACCTCAAAGTGTACTAGACCAGAGTTGTCCTCCACCCGCTTTCCGACTCCCCAACGCGTCTCAGCGTCCCACAGAGCCTCAGATCGTACAGCAGCCTCATCTTACCACTGATTTTCAGTCCTTCGCTACCGGTGGATCATCATTTGGTGATTACTACACATTCGGTACTGCGTTCGCCTATACGGGTGATTTTGAGAACGCAAACCTAGATCTCGCCCAGCCTTTCCCTGCTTTGGGTCTTCCCTCTACAATTCATTCTAGAGTTGACACTACACCTGTTGATCCCCAGCTATCTTCGGGCGGCTACCAGGTCTCAACTCCAGCTCAGACTACAACTTCTCAGCCCCAGGGTAATCCTAAAACCAACCCAGCGGTCTCTTCTGTTCCGCAGGTCCCTACTCACAAGCAACTTCAGCCCACAGTTGATGAGCGGGTCTTGACTCTGCCCTCTACCGTTGCGCAGACCCCAAGCCAAGCTACCCCTCTGGCTGAGTCTACTTCTGTACCTGCCTCTGCACCTGAGGGTCTCTCGGAGCCACCTCCTCCAACGACTGGCAAGCGTGTGCAGAAGGGACAGCCAAAGAAGCCTCGCAAGAGAAACGTCAATCAAGTTGACGGTCAATCTGCTCCTGGACCAGCTACCAACAAGAGAGCCACTAGCAAGTCCAAAGAGGCGTCTGAAGATCAGCCCGAGGAGCAATCTAAGGCACAGCCAAAAAAGCCTCGCAAGAGAAACGTCAATCAAGTT
This Fusarium poae strain DAOMC 252244 chromosome 3, whole genome shotgun sequence DNA region includes the following protein-coding sequences:
- a CDS encoding hypothetical protein (TransMembrane:1 (o833-853i)) — translated: MLSNPLQRFSPYQTATSSNISPDGNVQQGTMQNGGLDSLQSHQYPIQPLSQAVPLSNGHYERAGTQVKNRQHPYGVHPRSSSTSGPIRRRISRACDQCNQLRTKCDGQHPCAHCIEFGLGCEYIRERKKRGKASRKELAQQAAAQAAAGTTGQTIDDSLSENGQTSSKGLDSSNMGLEQQSNERHPSTSSKSSRDPGDDVMRHTQGLEGLDHLGNISEQSHLGRPSLDGEHMENNGGLDLNGFSNMPHTYDSQGLEGPVLNGQSYAPNGRGNMPGYAEFSYSMQAQSPPNFSNSSAFRMGNSPLGYAMGKGTSPGWGISMASPPGQYQTQAPPPNFNNSKLRYPVLEPIIPYLNNIIPIPLACDLVDLYFASSSSAQMHPMSPYVLGFVLRKRYFLDQTRPRPCQPALLASMLWVAAQTSDAPFLASTPSARAKTCQKLLELTVYLLRPLIHTAPSDAPSPVADGVALGGLGVAMPGSISMEATSGESGPFGAAGSLDDVITYIHLAVVVSASEYKGASMRWWTAAWGLARELKLGRELPPGPSPAAQEAMDTDTAEDAEGGISGNGYVGEEEREERRRIWWLLYIVDRHLALCYNRPLFLLDIECQGLLQPMDDAYWQSGEFLNNSNSTTDPNLLGTSPEGYRTGHPQAHGPQYECRGHSIFGYFLPLMTILGEIVDLHHAKNHPRFGTSFRQGHEWNAQTAEITRHLEIYEQSLQSFERKNLPRQAEERPDVTNEGNGIPEANTPSVHSVHTNTSNRLTESNIQTRIVIAYGTHVMHVLHILLSGKWDPINLLDDEDLWISSQGFITSTSHAVAAAEAINLILEFDPGLEFMPFFFGIYLLQGSFLLLLIADKLQSEASPSVAKACETIVRAHEACVVTLSTEYQRKFSKVMRSALAQVRGRVPEDLGEQQQRRRELLAVYRWTKDGTGLAL